Proteins encoded in a region of the Nonomuraea helvata genome:
- a CDS encoding L-serine ammonia-lyase: MAISVFDLFKIGIGPSSSHTGGPMAAAHKFARGLHEDDLLPQVARVEAILYGSLGLTGKGHGSDKAVLLGLSGEKPELVDVDSIDGRLAEMRESGTVKLYGTQEIPFVVGEHLVFERKISLPEHPNGMRFTAYTADGEKLREKVYFSVGGGFVVDEKATGADRIKPDDTVLPYPFTTGEELLKHCSNTGLSISALMLENEKAFGRTEEEIRAGLLRLWQVMSECVHRGISKEGVLPGGLKVKRRANQLHRRLQSEPPEKDPLQAMDWVTLFALAVNEENAAGGRIVTAPTNGAAGIIPAVLTYYTRFVPRADEEGVVRFLLTAGAIGVLFKENASISGAEVGCQGEVGSACSMASAALTEVLGGTPEQVENAAEIGIEHNLGLTCDPIGGLVQIPCIERNAVASNKAITAARIALRGDGRHFVALDKAIKTMRDTGRDMLDKYKETSRGGLAVNVIEC; encoded by the coding sequence ATGGCGATCAGCGTCTTCGACCTCTTCAAGATCGGCATCGGCCCGTCGAGCTCCCACACGGGAGGCCCGATGGCGGCCGCGCACAAGTTCGCCCGCGGGCTGCACGAGGACGACCTGCTCCCGCAGGTCGCCCGCGTCGAGGCCATCCTGTACGGCTCGCTCGGCCTGACCGGCAAGGGCCACGGCAGCGACAAGGCGGTCCTGCTCGGCCTCTCCGGCGAGAAGCCCGAGCTGGTGGACGTCGACTCCATCGACGGCCGGCTGGCCGAGATGCGCGAGTCCGGCACGGTCAAGCTGTACGGGACGCAAGAGATCCCCTTCGTCGTGGGCGAGCACCTCGTCTTCGAACGCAAGATCTCGCTGCCCGAGCACCCGAACGGCATGCGCTTCACCGCGTACACGGCCGATGGCGAGAAGCTGAGAGAGAAGGTCTACTTCTCGGTCGGCGGCGGCTTCGTCGTGGACGAGAAGGCCACCGGCGCCGACCGCATCAAGCCGGACGACACCGTCCTGCCCTACCCCTTCACCACCGGTGAGGAGCTGCTCAAGCACTGCTCCAACACGGGCCTGTCCATCTCGGCCCTCATGCTCGAGAACGAGAAGGCGTTCGGCCGCACCGAGGAGGAGATCCGCGCCGGCCTGCTGCGGCTCTGGCAGGTCATGTCGGAGTGCGTGCACCGCGGCATCTCCAAGGAGGGCGTCCTGCCCGGCGGCCTCAAGGTCAAGCGCCGCGCCAACCAGCTCCACCGCCGCCTGCAGTCCGAGCCGCCCGAGAAGGACCCGCTGCAGGCCATGGACTGGGTGACGCTCTTCGCGCTGGCGGTCAACGAGGAGAACGCCGCCGGGGGCCGCATCGTCACCGCCCCCACCAACGGCGCCGCCGGCATCATCCCGGCCGTCCTGACGTACTACACCCGCTTCGTGCCACGCGCGGACGAGGAGGGCGTGGTGCGCTTCCTGCTGACGGCCGGCGCGATCGGCGTGCTGTTCAAGGAGAACGCCTCGATCTCGGGCGCCGAGGTGGGCTGCCAGGGCGAGGTCGGCTCGGCCTGCTCGATGGCCTCGGCCGCCCTCACGGAGGTCCTCGGAGGCACACCCGAACAGGTGGAGAACGCCGCCGAGATCGGCATCGAGCACAACCTGGGCCTGACCTGCGACCCGATCGGCGGCCTGGTCCAGATCCCGTGCATCGAGCGGAACGCGGTGGCCTCCAACAAGGCCATCACGGCCGCCCGGATCGCCCTGCGCGGTGACGGCCGCCACTTCGTGGCCCTGGACAAGGCCATCAAGACGATGCGGGACACGGGGCGGGACATGCTGGACAAGTACAAGGAGACGTCACGCGGCGGCCTCGCCGTCAACGTGATCGAGTGCTGA
- the bcp gene encoding thioredoxin-dependent thiol peroxidase, producing the protein MTETKLAPGDAAPEFTLPAADGTAVSLDAYRGKRVILYFYPAAMTPGCTKQACDFRDSLDQLTAEGFVVLGVSKDKPAKLVKFTERDALTFPLLSDPDLAVHQAYGAYGTKKLYGKEVVGVIRSTFVIDADGKVEQALYNVKATGHVASLKKKLGLS; encoded by the coding sequence TTGACCGAAACCAAGCTCGCGCCCGGCGACGCCGCGCCCGAGTTCACGCTACCCGCCGCCGACGGCACCGCTGTTTCCCTTGACGCCTACCGCGGCAAGCGGGTGATCCTCTATTTCTACCCCGCCGCGATGACGCCCGGCTGCACCAAGCAGGCCTGCGACTTCCGCGACAGCCTCGACCAGCTGACCGCCGAGGGTTTCGTCGTCCTCGGCGTGTCGAAGGACAAGCCGGCGAAGCTGGTCAAGTTCACCGAGCGCGACGCCCTGACCTTCCCGCTGCTGTCCGACCCCGACCTGGCCGTGCACCAGGCGTACGGGGCGTACGGCACGAAGAAGCTCTACGGCAAGGAGGTCGTGGGGGTCATCCGCTCGACGTTCGTCATCGACGCGGACGGGAAGGTCGAGCAGGCACTCTACAACGTCAAGGCCACGGGTCACGTGGCCTCGTTGAAGAAGAAGCTCGGCCTGAGCTGA
- a CDS encoding DUF3618 domain-containing protein, whose amino-acid sequence MADTDPDELERRIARTRAELAQTVDAIADRVSPKRVAERTVADVKTRATNFVVSVGDALGVTPRPAAYGDDTDQVWEEERPDLAPVLIGVGAVLVVGAAIMLWRRRNRR is encoded by the coding sequence ATGGCTGACACCGATCCCGACGAGCTGGAGCGGCGGATCGCGCGGACGCGCGCGGAGTTGGCGCAGACGGTTGACGCCATTGCCGACCGGGTGAGCCCCAAGCGGGTCGCCGAGCGCACGGTGGCCGACGTCAAGACCCGGGCCACGAACTTCGTGGTGTCCGTGGGCGACGCGCTGGGAGTGACGCCGCGGCCGGCCGCCTACGGCGACGACACTGACCAGGTGTGGGAGGAAGAGCGGCCCGACCTGGCACCGGTGCTGATCGGGGTCGGGGCCGTGCTGGTCGTGGGGGCGGCCATCATGCTCTGGCGCCGCCGCAACCGCCGCTGA
- a CDS encoding amino acid deaminase/aldolase has translation MDDRQRYDRATAVLEPPLAILDLEAMRANAADLVRRAAGKPIRVASKSVRSRPVLERILAMDGFQGIMAFTLPEALWLASQGFTDLLVAYPTADRHALAELAGDSDAARHITVTIDSLAHLDFIEAAVAGVHSRAEIRICIDIDAGYVAFGGKFRAGALRSPIREPEEAADLAAAVAKRPGFRLAGLLAYEAQIAGVGDAPPANAAYSRAIRIMQARSARDLVFRRGRIVNAVRQVADLEFVNGGGTGSVERTVREKAITEVAAGSGFFHPRLFDFYRRFTGHPAALFALPVVRRPGPDTVTVLGGGYLASGAPGPSRLPQPYLPAGLRYAPDEGAGEVQTPLLGQAAEDLRIGDRVWFRHAKAGELCERFDTLHLIDGDTLVESVPTYRGEGRTFL, from the coding sequence ATGGACGACCGCCAGCGCTACGACCGCGCCACAGCGGTCCTCGAACCACCGCTCGCGATCCTCGATCTTGAGGCGATGCGGGCCAACGCGGCGGACCTGGTGCGGCGGGCGGCCGGCAAGCCGATCCGGGTGGCGAGCAAGTCGGTACGCAGCCGCCCCGTGCTCGAACGCATCCTGGCCATGGACGGCTTCCAGGGCATCATGGCCTTCACACTCCCCGAGGCCCTGTGGCTGGCCTCCCAGGGCTTCACCGACCTCCTGGTGGCGTACCCGACGGCCGACCGGCACGCGCTCGCCGAGCTGGCCGGGGACTCCGACGCGGCCAGGCACATCACCGTGACCATCGACTCGCTCGCCCACCTGGACTTCATCGAGGCGGCCGTGGCGGGAGTGCACTCTCGGGCCGAAATCCGGATATGTATCGACATCGATGCCGGATATGTCGCCTTTGGTGGGAAGTTTCGGGCGGGGGCTCTCCGTTCGCCGATTCGCGAGCCCGAGGAGGCCGCCGACCTGGCCGCCGCCGTCGCCAAGCGCCCCGGGTTCAGGCTGGCCGGGCTCCTGGCGTACGAGGCGCAGATCGCCGGAGTCGGCGACGCCCCGCCCGCGAACGCCGCCTACAGCCGCGCCATCCGCATCATGCAGGCCCGCTCCGCCAGGGACCTCGTCTTCAGGCGCGGCCGCATCGTGAACGCCGTCCGCCAGGTCGCCGACCTCGAGTTCGTCAACGGCGGCGGCACCGGATCGGTCGAGCGCACCGTGCGGGAGAAGGCCATCACGGAAGTGGCGGCCGGATCCGGCTTCTTCCATCCGAGGCTGTTCGACTTCTACCGCCGCTTCACCGGGCACCCGGCCGCGCTGTTCGCCCTTCCAGTGGTACGCCGCCCGGGCCCTGACACGGTGACCGTGCTCGGCGGCGGCTACCTGGCCTCGGGCGCCCCGGGGCCGAGCCGCCTGCCCCAGCCGTACCTGCCCGCCGGGCTCCGCTACGCGCCTGACGAGGGAGCGGGAGAGGTGCAGACCCCGCTGCTCGGCCAGGCGGCCGAGGACCTGCGGATCGGGGACAGGGTGTGGTTCAGGCATGCCAAGGCGGGTGAGCTGTGCGAGCGCTTCGACACGCTCCACCTCATCGACGGCGACACCCTGGTGGAGTCGGTGCCCACCTACCGGGGCGAGGGCCGGACCTTCCTCTGA
- a CDS encoding DUF6286 domain-containing protein codes for MTTLQQTAPGAAAITTRQTGLRRARRALRPARTLPGAFVALALAAGLGATAAEVVSGLLGHPLGWVPVNDLVDLAGKTTWPELSTAALVTVGAGLLMLLLALVPGRSGLVPVETADPLIVIGITRSGLRRTLRAAAQQVAGVKKARVRLRRRTIEVTVVTESESSGAMLRQIGTAVGDRLAGVGTLGTGEVVVRLRRKGR; via the coding sequence ATGACCACGCTTCAGCAGACAGCGCCCGGCGCCGCCGCCATCACGACGCGGCAGACCGGGCTGCGCAGGGCGAGAAGGGCGCTCAGGCCGGCGCGTACCCTTCCTGGAGCCTTCGTCGCGCTCGCGCTGGCCGCCGGCTTGGGGGCGACGGCGGCCGAGGTGGTGTCGGGGCTGCTCGGCCACCCGCTCGGCTGGGTGCCCGTGAACGACCTCGTGGACCTCGCAGGCAAGACCACCTGGCCGGAGCTGTCCACCGCCGCCCTGGTCACGGTGGGGGCGGGCCTGCTGATGCTGCTGCTGGCGCTCGTACCGGGCCGCTCCGGGCTGGTGCCGGTGGAGACAGCCGACCCGCTGATCGTCATCGGCATCACCCGCTCGGGCCTGCGCCGCACGCTACGCGCGGCCGCCCAGCAGGTGGCGGGGGTGAAGAAGGCCCGGGTACGGCTGCGCCGCCGCACCATCGAGGTCACCGTCGTGACGGAGTCGGAGAGTTCGGGCGCCATGCTCAGGCAGATCGGCACGGCGGTGGGCGACCGGCTCGCAGGCGTGGGCACGCTGGGCACGGGCGAGGTCGTGGTCCGGCTGCGCAGGAAGGGGCGGTAG
- a CDS encoding sensor histidine kinase: protein MFGRVRAWSRRHEKPAATLRVLPLAALCAILAIPYASMQPPVGSTSTHLSVAGYLALSAALLLPLLWRDRPIASFAVVSLVSFGQWVLQVAPLPANLAVLVALWAVAYRCSFRWALAACLVAELGVFLALVNWDTPTFGMFFSGSIFVVTIWLTGLYANTRRRYLEGLEERAERAERERDQQARMAAAAERARIARELHDVVAHNVSVMVVQADGAGYALDTDPEQARLAVKAISKTGRAALAEMRRLVGVLREDEATTIDYTPQPGLGQLEELVRGSAVPARLEVAGFPRDLPEGQQLAVYRIVQEALTNALKHGGPGVRAVVEIDYSGPELVVRVTDDGRGAAAPRSPDGHGLIGMRERVGMYGGAISAAPRQSGGFEVLARLPMVNAA, encoded by the coding sequence GTGTTCGGCAGGGTACGGGCGTGGTCGAGGCGCCATGAGAAGCCGGCGGCCACCCTCCGGGTGCTGCCGCTCGCCGCGCTCTGCGCGATCCTGGCGATCCCGTACGCGAGCATGCAGCCGCCGGTGGGCAGCACCAGCACGCACCTCAGCGTGGCCGGATATCTGGCCCTGTCGGCGGCGCTGCTGCTGCCGCTGCTGTGGCGGGACCGCCCGATCGCCTCGTTCGCCGTCGTCTCACTGGTCAGCTTCGGCCAGTGGGTGCTGCAGGTCGCTCCGCTGCCCGCCAACCTCGCGGTGCTCGTCGCGCTCTGGGCCGTGGCCTACCGGTGCTCGTTCCGCTGGGCGCTGGCCGCGTGCCTGGTGGCGGAGCTGGGGGTGTTCCTGGCGCTGGTCAACTGGGACACGCCCACGTTCGGCATGTTCTTCAGCGGCTCGATCTTCGTGGTGACGATCTGGCTGACCGGCCTGTACGCCAACACGCGCAGGCGCTACCTCGAAGGACTGGAGGAGCGCGCCGAGCGGGCCGAACGCGAGCGCGACCAGCAAGCCAGGATGGCCGCGGCGGCCGAGCGCGCCAGGATCGCCAGGGAGCTGCACGACGTCGTGGCCCACAACGTCAGCGTCATGGTGGTGCAGGCCGACGGGGCGGGCTACGCCCTCGACACCGACCCGGAGCAGGCCCGCCTGGCCGTCAAGGCGATCTCCAAGACGGGCCGCGCGGCCCTCGCCGAGATGCGCAGGCTGGTCGGCGTCCTGCGCGAGGACGAGGCCACGACCATCGACTACACCCCGCAGCCCGGGCTCGGACAGCTCGAGGAGCTGGTACGTGGCTCGGCCGTGCCCGCCCGGCTCGAGGTCGCCGGGTTCCCGCGCGACCTGCCCGAGGGCCAGCAGCTCGCGGTCTACCGCATCGTCCAGGAGGCGCTGACGAACGCGCTCAAACACGGCGGCCCCGGCGTACGGGCGGTCGTGGAGATCGACTACAGCGGCCCCGAGCTGGTCGTGCGCGTGACCGACGACGGCAGGGGCGCGGCGGCGCCCAGGAGCCCCGACGGCCACGGCCTGATCGGCATGCGCGAGCGGGTCGGCATGTACGGCGGCGCCATCTCGGCGGCCCCTCGCCAGAGCGGCGGCTTCGAGGTGCTGGCCAGGCTGCCCATGGTCAACGCGGCGTAG
- a CDS encoding response regulator transcription factor — MIRVMLVDDQELLRAGFRMVLAAQPDIEVVAEAGDGLSALEKLETTEVDVVLMDVRMPNMDGVEATRHINGPKVLILTTFDLDEYAFAAVKAGAAGFLLKDVPPADLVSAIRVVHAGDAVVSPSTLRRMLDRFAAQLPTDEPVPGADLTPREREVLLMVARGRSNAEIASGLEVAEATVKTHLGRVLAKLGLRDRAQVVVYAYEAGLIVPSRRPKV, encoded by the coding sequence GTGATTCGGGTGATGCTCGTCGACGACCAGGAGCTGCTGCGGGCCGGGTTCAGGATGGTGCTGGCGGCCCAGCCGGACATCGAGGTGGTGGCGGAGGCCGGGGACGGGCTGTCGGCGCTGGAGAAGCTCGAGACCACCGAGGTGGACGTCGTGCTCATGGACGTGCGCATGCCGAACATGGACGGCGTCGAGGCCACCAGGCACATCAACGGGCCGAAGGTGCTGATCCTGACCACGTTCGACCTCGACGAGTACGCGTTCGCGGCGGTCAAGGCGGGTGCGGCCGGGTTCCTGCTGAAGGACGTGCCACCGGCCGACCTGGTCAGCGCGATCAGGGTCGTGCACGCGGGCGACGCCGTGGTGTCGCCGAGCACCTTAAGGCGGATGCTGGACAGGTTCGCCGCGCAGTTGCCGACGGACGAGCCGGTGCCGGGGGCCGACCTGACGCCACGCGAGCGCGAGGTGCTCCTCATGGTGGCGCGCGGCCGGTCCAACGCCGAGATCGCGAGCGGCCTGGAGGTGGCGGAGGCGACGGTGAAGACGCACCTGGGGCGGGTGCTGGCCAAGCTGGGGCTGCGGGACCGGGCCCAGGTGGTGGTGTACGCGTACGAGGCCGGGCTGATCGTGCCGTCGCGTCGACCGAAAGTCTGA
- a CDS encoding ABC transporter ATP-binding protein, which yields MNVTLTQAPPAVVARDLTKVYGQGDAQVHALHAVNVSFATGAFTAIMGPSGSGKSTLMHCLAGLDTATSGTVHIGDVELTGLSDRQLTLLRRERIGFVFQAFNLLPTLTAEQNIRLPLDIAARQADQPLFERVIETVGLKDRLSHRPAELSGGQQQRVAVARALISKPQVIFADEPTGNLDSRSGAEVLSFLRASVRELGQTIVMVTHDPVAASYADRVVFLRDGELVTEITAPTPQSVLDTLVKLEG from the coding sequence ATGAATGTGACGCTCACGCAAGCCCCGCCCGCCGTGGTGGCCAGAGATCTCACCAAGGTGTACGGCCAGGGCGACGCCCAGGTGCACGCCCTCCACGCGGTGAACGTGTCCTTCGCCACGGGCGCGTTCACCGCCATCATGGGCCCGTCGGGCTCGGGCAAGTCCACGCTGATGCACTGCCTGGCCGGGCTCGACACCGCCACGTCGGGCACCGTGCACATCGGCGACGTGGAGCTCACCGGGCTGAGCGACCGGCAGCTCACGCTGCTGCGGCGCGAGCGGATCGGGTTCGTCTTCCAGGCGTTCAACCTGCTGCCCACGCTCACCGCCGAGCAGAACATCCGCCTGCCCCTCGACATCGCCGCCCGTCAGGCGGACCAGCCGCTGTTCGAGCGGGTCATCGAGACCGTGGGCCTGAAGGACCGGCTCTCGCACAGGCCGGCCGAGCTGTCGGGCGGCCAGCAGCAGCGGGTGGCCGTGGCCAGGGCGCTGATCAGCAAGCCTCAGGTGATCTTCGCGGACGAGCCGACGGGCAACCTCGACTCCCGCAGCGGCGCCGAGGTCCTGTCCTTCCTGCGCGCCTCCGTACGCGAGCTGGGCCAGACCATCGTCATGGTCACGCACGACCCGGTGGCCGCCTCGTACGCCGACCGCGTGGTCTTCCTGCGCGACGGCGAGCTGGTCACCGAGATCACCGCGCCGACGCCGCAGTCGGTGCTGGACACGCTCGTGAAGCTGGAGGGGTGA
- a CDS encoding ABC transporter permease: MLKTALAGLRAHKLRLLLTSLAITLGVGFIAGTFVLNDTMQAGFAQRVTADAAKVDVAVLPKGPDAVLPERVLERIRALDGVTEAQGLIRAAAPVLGRDGKTAGNAPTTALSVVRGPLDRTDIVSGTGPGTDDQAAVLDKNTAKAQGFHLGDTITVLDDRQRPHRFKLVGLLDPGVDQELSYTGAVGFTAATAQRMTGAKGYREIDVAGTAPGLKQAVAAAVGGAYAVRTGDELAGDLARAAGVEIRSLTTGLLLFGVVAMMVAALVIYNTFNILVAQRTREMALLRCIGATRGQVFGSILLESVVVGALASALGLVIGYGLASLTLTVLRALDAPMPTNAAVTLTPATIALGLAVGVVVTVGAALLPARSATGVAPIAALRSQLEEQTFRSGRLRGLFAALFLVAGLATTSVGVFVLPPGQQVALFVVMAGGALTFLGVLILGPVLVRPLSALAGWLPGRLFGVPGRLAVDNSGRNPRRAATTTIALTIGVTLMTLISVVTASTRLTMTAKLDDQFPIDYLLATQEGDAAVPRSVASQLRGRPELASVAQIRDAKSTVGGKRLKVGTFTGPISPYVIAGSMNGFGAGQAAVDDDLGMRLGESISVKTPKAGTVSLKVVALLDGSQSSLPPVTVAEAAFDTYFGAVPDSRVLINIRDGVPPEQARKVVDAAVAAYPTVRVTSSTEVRGQFDETLDMLLMIVTGLLGLAILISLLGIANTLSLSVHERTRESALLRALGLTRAQLRRMLSIEALVLGLIGALVGVVLGGVFGWAAIRAMLDGAVFTVPAGQIGLFVVLSGVAGMLAAVLPARRAARASIVGSLATG; the protein is encoded by the coding sequence GTGCTGAAGACGGCACTGGCCGGGCTGCGCGCGCACAAGCTCCGGCTGCTGCTCACCTCACTGGCGATCACGCTCGGCGTGGGGTTCATCGCGGGCACGTTCGTCCTGAACGACACCATGCAGGCCGGGTTCGCGCAGCGCGTCACGGCCGACGCGGCCAAGGTGGACGTGGCCGTGCTGCCCAAGGGCCCGGACGCCGTGCTGCCCGAGCGGGTCCTGGAGCGGATACGCGCACTGGACGGCGTGACCGAGGCGCAGGGCCTGATCCGCGCCGCCGCGCCCGTGCTCGGCAGGGACGGCAAGACCGCCGGGAACGCCCCGACCACCGCCCTGTCCGTCGTCCGCGGCCCGCTCGACCGCACCGACATCGTCTCGGGCACCGGTCCAGGGACCGACGACCAGGCCGCCGTGCTCGACAAGAACACCGCCAAGGCCCAGGGCTTCCACCTCGGCGACACGATCACCGTGCTCGACGACAGGCAGCGCCCGCACCGGTTCAAGCTCGTCGGCCTGCTCGACCCGGGCGTGGACCAGGAGCTCTCCTACACCGGGGCGGTCGGCTTCACCGCTGCCACCGCGCAGCGGATGACCGGCGCGAAGGGCTACCGCGAGATCGACGTCGCCGGCACGGCTCCCGGCCTGAAGCAGGCCGTCGCGGCGGCGGTCGGCGGCGCGTACGCGGTCAGGACCGGCGACGAACTGGCCGGCGACCTGGCCAGAGCGGCGGGGGTGGAGATCCGCTCACTCACGACGGGGCTGCTGCTGTTCGGCGTCGTGGCGATGATGGTGGCCGCGCTGGTCATCTACAACACCTTCAACATCCTCGTCGCCCAGCGCACCAGGGAGATGGCGCTGCTGCGGTGCATCGGCGCCACGCGCGGGCAGGTGTTCGGCTCGATCCTGCTGGAGTCCGTGGTGGTCGGCGCGCTCGCCTCCGCGCTCGGCCTGGTCATCGGGTACGGCCTGGCCTCGCTCACGCTGACCGTCCTGCGCGCGCTCGACGCCCCGATGCCCACGAACGCGGCCGTCACGCTCACGCCCGCCACGATCGCGCTCGGCCTGGCCGTCGGCGTGGTCGTCACGGTGGGCGCGGCCCTGCTCCCCGCCAGGTCGGCCACCGGGGTCGCGCCGATCGCGGCGCTGCGCTCCCAGCTCGAGGAGCAGACGTTCCGGTCCGGCCGGCTGCGCGGGCTCTTCGCCGCGCTCTTCCTGGTGGCGGGCCTCGCCACGACGTCGGTGGGCGTGTTCGTGCTCCCACCGGGCCAGCAGGTCGCGCTCTTCGTCGTGATGGCCGGGGGCGCGCTGACGTTCCTGGGGGTGTTGATCCTCGGGCCGGTGCTGGTCAGGCCGCTGAGCGCGCTGGCCGGCTGGCTCCCGGGCAGGCTGTTCGGGGTGCCGGGGCGGCTGGCGGTGGACAACTCGGGCCGCAACCCGAGGCGGGCCGCGACCACCACGATCGCGCTGACCATCGGCGTGACGCTCATGACGCTGATCTCCGTGGTCACCGCCTCCACCAGGCTGACGATGACGGCCAAGCTCGACGACCAGTTCCCGATCGACTACCTGCTGGCGACTCAGGAAGGCGACGCGGCCGTCCCCAGGTCCGTGGCGTCGCAGCTGCGCGGCCGGCCCGAACTGGCGTCCGTGGCGCAGATCCGCGACGCCAAAAGCACGGTCGGGGGCAAGCGGCTCAAGGTCGGCACCTTTACCGGCCCGATCAGCCCGTATGTCATCGCCGGCTCCATGAACGGCTTCGGCGCCGGACAGGCGGCGGTGGACGACGACCTCGGCATGCGGCTCGGCGAGTCGATATCGGTCAAGACGCCCAAGGCCGGCACCGTCTCGCTGAAGGTGGTCGCCCTGCTCGACGGTAGCCAGTCGTCACTGCCGCCGGTCACGGTCGCGGAGGCCGCGTTCGACACCTACTTCGGGGCCGTGCCGGACTCCCGCGTCCTGATCAACATCCGGGACGGGGTGCCGCCCGAGCAGGCGCGCAAGGTGGTGGACGCCGCCGTCGCGGCCTATCCGACCGTGCGGGTGACAAGTTCGACGGAGGTACGCGGCCAGTTCGACGAGACGCTGGACATGCTGCTCATGATCGTCACTGGGCTGTTGGGGCTGGCGATCCTGATCTCGCTGCTGGGCATCGCGAACACGCTCTCCCTGTCGGTCCACGAGCGGACCAGGGAGTCGGCGCTGCTGCGGGCCCTGGGCCTGACCAGGGCGCAGCTGCGGCGGATGCTGTCGATCGAGGCGCTGGTGCTCGGGCTGATCGGAGCCCTGGTCGGCGTCGTGCTCGGAGGCGTCTTCGGATGGGCCGCCATCAGGGCGATGCTGGACGGCGCCGTCTTCACCGTGCCTGCCGGGCAGATCGGGCTCTTCGTGGTGCTGTCGGGAGTGGCCGGGATGCTGGCCGCGGTGCTTCCGGCTCGCCGCGCGGCCCGTGCTTCGATCGTCGGCTCCCTCGCCACCGGCTGA
- a CDS encoding toxin glutamine deamidase domain-containing protein, translating into MTPLRSVVEHDRRQAVFRERKPSVRDGQYNPLVAEGVRWLDYERAAEAGGVTARDGYSPEGPATLAPVASPPADSQSDAFLYDGEPLADRLDAGEGDWFDGPRRPPRLADSRPYGVPGGLAQPDPQVERDLAEALRPGDRFPDPRGTWVRLINGGGPADDPFRASNAADCALAVLSTWHGEPATAAPRFPEYDRVGRPLLTGEQGSLHRIERWVGHRFQYAGQGRHGYPMIARRLLDAGHGAGAVIAVRWPGGGSHAWNAVNADGEVIWIDAQRGHMSVEPPYTTVTGVFCVLLDRQGRPR; encoded by the coding sequence GTGACGCCTCTACGATCGGTCGTCGAGCATGACAGGAGGCAGGCCGTGTTCCGCGAGCGCAAGCCGAGTGTCCGAGACGGGCAGTACAACCCCCTGGTGGCGGAGGGGGTGCGGTGGCTCGACTACGAGCGCGCCGCCGAGGCCGGTGGCGTCACGGCGCGGGACGGCTACTCGCCGGAGGGCCCGGCCACCTTGGCGCCCGTCGCCTCCCCGCCGGCCGATTCGCAGTCCGACGCTTTTCTGTACGACGGCGAACCACTGGCCGACCGGCTTGACGCCGGCGAGGGTGACTGGTTCGACGGGCCGCGTCGGCCGCCCAGGCTCGCCGACTCCAGGCCGTACGGGGTGCCCGGCGGGCTCGCGCAGCCGGACCCGCAGGTGGAGCGGGACCTCGCCGAGGCGCTGCGGCCCGGCGACCGATTTCCCGACCCGCGCGGCACCTGGGTGCGGCTGATCAACGGCGGCGGCCCCGCCGATGACCCGTTCAGGGCCTCCAACGCCGCTGACTGCGCGCTGGCGGTGCTGTCCACCTGGCACGGCGAGCCCGCCACGGCCGCCCCGAGATTTCCCGAGTACGACCGGGTCGGCCGGCCCCTGCTGACCGGCGAGCAGGGCAGTCTCCACCGGATCGAGCGGTGGGTGGGGCACCGCTTCCAGTACGCGGGGCAGGGCCGGCACGGCTACCCGATGATCGCGCGGCGGCTGCTCGACGCCGGCCACGGGGCGGGCGCCGTCATCGCGGTGCGCTGGCCCGGCGGCGGCTCCCATGCCTGGAACGCGGTCAACGCCGATGGCGAGGTGATCTGGATCGACGCTCAGAGGGGGCACATGTCCGTCGAGCCGCCGTACACGACGGTGACCGGGGTGTTCTGCGTGCTGCTCGACCGGCAGGGGCGGCCGCGATGA